In Silene latifolia isolate original U9 population chromosome X, ASM4854445v1, whole genome shotgun sequence, the following proteins share a genomic window:
- the LOC141619780 gene encoding cellulose synthase-like protein E1: protein MGKNSDDDGYMALFESEQGKGRLKQRVCATSILIAICLVWIYRVRNIPETGVEGRFGWIALFVAEIWFTFYWLLTQLLRSYCVYRYPFKDRLSSRHEDELPKVDIFVCTADPEIEPPLMVINTVLSVMAYDYPPDKLSIFLSDDAGSILTFHALYEASLFSKHWLPYCRNYNVEPRSPAAYFTTHSLNSNHFQSIKNLYEEMSNRIETSTASGRIPQEILDMHKGFSKWNNNESYTSKQHHDTILQILIDGRNKELRDVQGYQLPTLVYLARQKTPTHPHHFKAGAMNALLRVSAEISNAPIILNVDCDMYSNNSASIRDALCLLMDQVQSQDIAFVQFPQSFDNVDQNDMYAARFQVINQVELPGLDGVGGPLYIGTGCFHRREILEGLKYSKEYKIKWKAQNTSTAANGTLEELEERAKTLASSTYELNSQWGKQVGLKYGCPVEDVITGLAIQFRGWKSAYLNPERSSFLGKAGTTLEDTLVQHKRWSEGDLQIMITHCPFWYGRNKISFALQLGYSHYCFWAVNSLPTLCYSIIPSLYLLRGIPLFPHLSSIWFYPFAYIIIVKYTYSLLEFLSCKGTIPQWWNEQRIWLYKRTSSYLFALVDTIFKLLGFSDMKFVITNKVTDDQVFQRYQNGIMEFGVPSPMFTVLTTLALINMFALLIFVTKLVIGDQNRVVVIKSLSLQILLCGVLIIINYPLFEALYIRKDKGKIPRSVGIKATFLGVLACALFLS, encoded by the exons atgggtaAGAATAGTGATGATGATGGGTATATGGCTCTATTTGAGAGTGAACAAGGAAAGGGAAGATTAAAACAGAGGGTTTGTGCAACCTCTATTTTGATAGCAATATGTTTAGTATGGATTTACAGAGTTAGAAATATCCCAGAAACAGGTGTTGAGGGTCGTTTCGGATGGATAGCTTTGTTTGTTGCTGAGATTTGGTTTACCTTTTACTGGCTTCTTACTCAACTTCTTCGTTCCTATTGTGTCTATAGATATCCCTTTAAAGACCGTCTTTCTAGCAG gCACGAAGATGAGTTGCCAAAGGTAGACATATTTGTATGCACAGCAGACCCTGAGATAGAGCCACCATTGATGGTAATCAACACAGTATTATCGGTAATGGCGTACGATTATCCACCTGATAAGCTCAGCATCTTCTTGTCGGATGACGCTGGATCAATTCTAACATTTCATGCGCTTTATGAGGCTTCCCTTTTCTCTAAACATTGGTTGCCATACTGTAGAAACTATAATGTTGAACCAAGGTCTCCTGCTGCTTATTTTACTACTCATTCTCTTAATTCTAACCACTTTCAATCTATCAAG AATTTATATGAAGAAATGAGCAATAGGATTGAGACATCAACGGCCTCCGGTAGAATACCACAAGAAATACTCGATATGCACAAAGGATTTTCCAAATGGAATAACAACGAGTCTTACACTTCTAAGCAACACCATGATACCATTCTTCAG ATATTGATTGATGGAAGAAATAAAGAGTTGAGAGATGTTCAAGGTTATCAATTGCCAACACTAGTCTACTTAGCTCGTCAAAAGACTCCTACTCATCCCCATCATTTCAAAGCTGGAGCTATGAATGCTTTG TTAAGGGTGTCAGCTGAAATAAGCAACGCCCCAATCATTCTTAACGTTGATTGTGATATGTATTCCAACAACTCAGCATCCATCAGAGATGCACTCTGTTTGCTCATGGATCAAGTACAAAGCCAAGATATAGCATTCGTCCAATTTCCTCAGAGTTTCGATAATGTTGACCAAAACGATATGTACGCTGCTCGCTTTCAAGTCATCAATCAA GTGGAACTCCCGGGACTAGATGGTGTTGGAGGTCCGCTTTACATAGGAACGGGGTGTTTCCATCGCAGAGAAATATTAGAGGGTCTTAAATACAGCAAGGAGTATAAGATCAAGTGGAAGGCCCAAAACACGTCCACTGCTGCTAACGGAACATTAGAAGAGTTGGAAGAAAGAGCCAAGACGCTTGCTAGCTCCACATATGAATTAAACTCCCAATGGGGAAAACAG GTTGGATTGAAATACGGGTGTCCAGTAGAAGATGTGATAACGGGTTTAGCAATTCAGTTCCGAGGATGGAAATCAGCGTACCTGAACCCGGAAAGGAGTAGTTTCCTAGGAAAGGCAGGGACTACATTGGAAGATACACTAGTACAACATAAGAGATGGAGTGAAGGAGATCTTCAAATAATGATTACCCATTGTCCATTCTGGTATGGGAGAAATAAAATAAGCTTTGCACTTCAATTGGGTTACTCACATTATTGCTTTTGGGCTGTCAACTCCTTGCCAACCTTGTGTTATTCCATCATCCCTTCTCTATACTTGTTAAGGGGCATTCCCCTCTTTCCACACCTATCAAGCATATGGTTTTACCCTTTTGCTTACATTATTATAGTCAAGTACACATACAGCCTATTAGAATTTCTAAGCTGTAAAGGCACAATCCCTCAATGGTGGAATGAACAAAGGATATGGCTTTACAAACGAACATCCTCATACCTCTTCGCCCTCGTCGACACCATTTTCAAGTTACTCGGATTTTCCGACATGAAATTTGTGATTACAAACAAAGTTACAGACGACCAAGTGTTTCAAAGATATCAAAATGGAATCATGGAATTTGGAGTGCCTTCTCCCATGTTCACCGTATTGACCACTCTTGCACTCATAAATATGTTCGCCTTGCTGATCTTCGTGACAAAATTGGTAATTGGGGATCAGAATAGAGTGGTAGTTATTAAGAGTTTGAGCTTGCAAATATTGTTATGTGGTGTGTTGATTATAATCAACTATCCTTTGTTTGAAGCACTTTACATCAGAAAGGATAAAGGCAAGATCCCTAGATCTGTGGGTATTAAGGCAACATTTTTAGGGGTTTTAGCGTGTGCTTTATTTTTAAGCTAA